The Oncorhynchus gorbuscha isolate QuinsamMale2020 ecotype Even-year linkage group LG08, OgorEven_v1.0, whole genome shotgun sequence DNA window TTATGCTGTGTAGTACCGGTATGTAGTATACTTGTATTTTTTTCCCctggcaaaaatgaaaacacgatGTATGTAAAATGTTGTTTGCTATAGCAtggaaaataataaataaatcattgtttccaacattagggctgttttcctaaagaagttaaatctgctttgtgttttgtttccttgccagtGTGTCACGATACTGGCCCTAATTaaagtgtgtgttgtattgtatcaTATGGTCAGTCTCTGTGATTTTCCTGCAGGTCTAGGGGCTGCTGAGCTTTTGGAGGCCATTTTGAAGCTATTGCCCCTGGATACCTACGTCCCCAGCCCGGTAGGTCCCCAGCAACTGGAAATGTCAATATGTCACATCTGGAGAGCTAGCTGGCCAGTGACCAATTGttttgtgtgcatgtgcgtgtgtagGCTGCCGTGATGGAGTTGGTGGACAGTGACAAAGAAAGGGGACTAGCCACTCCTGTATGGGATATCTTCAGACAGAAGCTGGCACATGCTGGGGTACAGGTGAGTGGATAGGGGTGAACGCGTGCGCACACACATACTTATATGTTGAGGAAAGTTATGGTGTGTTCTGTGTCCAGGCTCCTCTAGAGAAGGTGGAGAGATTTGCATTCTATGAACGAGCCAAGAAAGCCTTTGCTGTTGTAGCAACTGGGTGAGATACAGGTttttctctctttgtgtgtgcgtgtccgtgtgcgtgtgtgtatcagtgtagatAAATGGAGTGACAGGTAACCTAGCGGTTAACAGCGTTGGGCCAGTGACCGAAAGGTCTCTGGTTCGAATCCCCCAGCTGGCAATGTGGAGAAATTGgccattctgcccttgagcaaggcagttaacacccaacaacaactgctcccagACCGCCGGTGACGACAATTAAGCCAGCCCCCTGCACCTGTCTGATTCGGAGCGGTTGGGTTAAAtggtggaagacacatttcggttgaattcATTCAgatgtgcaactgactaggtatctctctggttttgtgtgtgtgtgtttactgtgtccctctctctctataaacagGGAGACAGCGCTCTATGGGTGCCTGATACTGAAGAAGGGAGTCATCCCGGGTGAACTACTAGATTGACACACAACAATGAATGTTATCGACGGGGCACAACCAAATTTTGCATTACCTAACAAATGACCTAAGAATTTGAGTTTGCATGTTTCTGAGAAACATCTAGATTTTCTTAAAAAATCTATATTATTTTAATGTTGATGTCAAGATCCATCTGAAATCTAAAATGCAATGTATCAACTGTAAATAAACATAGTGATTTTTCTATTTGTATTCCATGTGAATGATTGTTAAGTAGATGTAAGACAGACATTACAGTAGAGGTTACAAGTGTCTTTAATGTCTTAAAAGATTGACTTATACAGTACTGGTTACTAAACATATAATAAATGGTTAAATCCATACAGTGTTAGTTTATAGACTTCTATAGAGTCTTTTAACCTACAGCTTTTAACCAAACAATTAATTTTGAAATTCTCAACAAAAATTCTCAAAACCATATTACCATCAGTGAAATAAATTATTTCATTATTAGCATAATTATTTTTCTCATCATAACCAGTATTTGATTGGATGCAGTAGAGCTGTAACTGACTGTAGAGCTGACAGTCAGTTAGGGGGCAGATATCATGGGTCTTAGGTGTTTAATTAATGATGATTGAGGTAATCCAGGtcctcctctggttctctgtaCATCCGCTGAGAGGGCCGATCGGCAGACTGCTGCCTGTCCTGGCCACTCTCATTCACCTGAACAGGTACAGGCCAGTCACCATGGTAGAGGTCATCCCTGTCTTCCTCTGGTTCACTATGACCCTTGACCTCTGCCCCTACAGCAGAGAGCTCCCCCTGGTGAGGCACGTCCACTTGGTACAGCCCGTCTCCCCTCTTCATCTCTGGATGGTAGAGTTCGTCCCAGTCCTGTTCAGGGTGCTGTGGATCCACCTGGcctgagaagagatgagagatgttATCTAGATCTATCCCAGCCTCCTGGTAATACTTGGTGTCATCCTCCTCTAGGGGCTCTGTCTGGATGGCCATCCCAACGAAGGTGTCCTCTGGCTGAGATCGGGCTCTGGCCAGGTCAGCATCATGTGTCTGCTCCATGGATGGGTGGTATAGATGGTCCATGTCCTCCTCGGGGGTGGAGTATCTGCCTTGAACTACCTCTTTTTCTACCTTCTTTCTcttcccacctccccctctcatgTTCTTCCAGATGGGCATGACAGGGTGGATGTCATTGTTAGTGATGCCCATGTCTTCGGGAGCCTCCACCTGCTTCAGCCCCAGATCAAGCATCACCTCCTTTTCAGACCTAAAGAGGGAGTGTGAACAGTGAAGCATTATtactgggtggagggagagaaacgcAGGCCGGGATTCAATCTGTATAATGCTGTGGACAATGTTACTGCGTTTGTGGAAATCACATTCAAGGTAAACGGCGCGTTGTCGACAAAGTGCGATTGGATTGCATCCCGGCTTTAGGCTGATACACATTTTCTGCACAGGTCTGAATATTTTATTATATATGAACCGAACgataacagaacagagaggactcaCATCAGAGTCTCCTGGACTGCAGACTCAGCCACTTTATCCtgcaagagagagaacagaagactggtGCATAGGAGAATAACAGTACCTAGTACACTGAAGGGAGGCGAGTACATAAATTGAAGTAAAGTTATATTTATGCAGTCTACGGTACGTACCCAGGACTTGTATGGCTTGGCTGAGTTGCCATAAACCAGTAGAGAGATGCAGATCAACACAGAAAttctgagaggaagagagacatgatgatcaACTGACTATTGATGATTATTAACCTGATTAACTGACAACTGATTCACTGTGTTCTGTACTATACGGCAGTGGTTTTCCTCTGAAAGTACAGGAAGAGGTTCTTACCTGAACATGATGTCTCTGTGAAGTGTTCTTCCTGTGTGTTTCTCAGCTGATATTATAGTCTGGGTgatacacacacctgtcctgacACACAATAGATCAAAGGTTGTATAATAAACTCTGATTTCGACCTTTGAACTCACCCAGTTATTCAGTATTATTAGTCATGTTGGCTGtcatgttggggcggcagggtagactagtggttaaactattggactagtaacctgaaaggttgcaagttcaaatccccgagctgacaaggtacaaatctgaacaggcacttaacccactgttcctaggctgtcattggaaataagaatttgttcttaactgacttgcctagttaaataaaggtcaaaataaAGAATGTTTGGGTTGTTTGGCTATGACATTTGAATAGGCTGTTTAGTTTAGTGTATACACCATGAGAAGTCGTCATGTGGAAAAGGAAGTCATAAGCGACATTTTAACCTCGCCATCACCACTGCTACACACTAAAGAGGCTCTAACTGTTCTTAATCTGTGATGGATTTAAATGATAACGCACAGGGACAAAATAGTTACACATTTACGTGTGGAATGGATTGTATTCTGGAAATATGAAGTCATTTATACAAGTCTGACATACTGCTGCTGAAGTTGAATTTAATATTGATATTATTGATATTATTGTTTCTGTCTGACACACTGGGGCCAGCAAGCCTAGCCCAGATTCTGtatgtcaccataacaacacagtGAGATGAATCATTAACCATCTACTATGCTATCTGATGTTACCATGGTCTAATATTCTAACAGCCTTCACCACTGTGTAACTGGAgctaattacacacacacacacaaacatacacattcaAATTTCAACCCCCCCTAAGCACACCCACCAGCCAGGTCTCATAGACTTGATGTAAATGTAAGTCCGGGACACTCAAATGTgtatgatacagttgaagtcggaagtttacatacaccttagccaaaaacattcaAACTccgttttttacaattcctgacatttaattaatTTAATCTAACGCACAGCAAGCGATatccggagcgccaagtctaggtccaagtggcctctaaacagcttctaccctcaagctgtaagactcctgaacatctaatcaaatggctacctggactatttgcattgccccccccttttacacagctgctactctctgttgttgtcatatatgcatagccattttaataactctacctacatgtaatctaccggtcaaaagttttagaactcctactcattcaaaggtttttatttagactattttctacattgtagaataataatgaagagatcaatactatgaattaacacatatggaatcatgtagtaaccaaaaaaatgtgaaacaaatcaaaatatattatatatttgagattcttcaaatagccaccctttgccttgatggaaGCTTTATACGCTctagacattctctcaaccagcttcatgaggtagtcacttggaatgcatttcaatcaacaggtgtgccttgttaaaagttcatttgtggaatttctttccttctttgtcattggaaggagaccaaggtgcagcgtggtaagtgttcatgattctttAATTACTCAGAacaccaaacaaaaacaacaaaagaataaCAAACATCACGTTTTACAGGCTTCAGAGAGCTAagaaaaaacaagatcccacaaacacccaAAAGGAGAATGACAACTtatatgtgatccccaatcagagacaacgataaacagctgcctctgattgggaaccacactctgcAAAAAAACTAAGAAAAATAGAAAtgaagaaactagaatgcccaacccagtcacaccctggcctaaccaaaatagagaataaaagcctctctatggccagggcgtgacatcttaatgcatttgagtcaatcagttgtgttgtgacaaggtaggggatatacagaagatagccctattcggtaaaataccaaatccatattatggcaagaacagctcagattAGCAAAGagaaatttgtaagtcgctctggataagagcgtctgctaaatgacttaaatgtaatgtaaatgtaaatgacagtccatcattactttaagacatgaagatctgTCAACACGGACATTTTCaaggactttgaaagtttctttaagtcCAGTCGCAaaaatggctcacatcaacaccattatcccagaaatcctagacccaccccaatttgcataccgcccaaacagatccacagatgatgcaatctctattgcactccacactgccctgtcccacctggacaaaaggaacacttatgtgaaaatgctattcattgacttcagctcagcgttcaacaccatggtaccctcaaagctcatcaataagctaaggatcctgggactaaacacctccctctgcaactggatcctggacttcctgacaggccgcccccaggtggtgagagtaggtagcaacacatctgcgatgctgatcctcaacactggagctccccaggggtgcgtgctcagtctcctcctgtactcccatcattaagtttgcagacgacacaacagtggtaggcctgatcaccgacaagacagccaatagggaggaggtcagagacctggctgggtggtgccagaataacaacagctccctcaacgtaaccaagactaaggagatgattgtggactacaggaaaaggaggaccgagcatgtccccattctcatcgactgggctgtagtggagcaggttgagagcgtcatgttccttggtgtccacatcaacaacaaactagaatggtccaaacacaccaagacagtcgtgaacagGGCATGACAAagcatattccccctcaggaaactaaaaagatttggcatgggtcatgagatcctcaaaatgttcaacagctgcaacattgagagcatcctggttgcttcactgcctctaaccacaaggcacttcagagagtagtgcgtacggcccagtacctcactggggctaagctgcctgccatccaggacctctacaccaggcggtgtcagaggaaggccctaaaaattgtcaaagaccccagccaccccagtcataaactgttctctctactaccgcatggcaagcagtaccggagtgccaagtctcggACAAATggtttctcaacagtttttacccccaagtcaTAGGACTCAGGTACAAGTaattaaatggctacccggactatttgcattgtgtgcctccccaacccctctttttacactgctgctactctctgtttatcatatatgcatagtcactttaactaaacattcatgtacatactacctcaactggGCCGAACAACCAGTGCTTCCccacattggctaaccaggctataTGCATTGTCTCCCGCCACCTGCCACCCGCcaaccccctcttttacgctactgctactctctgttcgtcatatatgcatagtcactttaaccatatctacatgtacatactacctcaatcagcctgactaaccgttgtctgtatgtagcctcgctacttttgtagcctcgctactgtatatagcctgtctttttactgttgttttatttctttacttacctattgttcacctaatacgttttttgcactattggttagaacctgttgtattcggtgcacgtgacaactCAACTtttatttgttttgatttgaaaaACCATccagcactatgatgaaactggctctcatgaggatcgccacaggaatggaagacccagagttacctctgctgcagaggataagttcaatcGAGTtaccaggccttcatggtcgatttgctgcagagaaaccactactaaaggacaccaataataagaagagacttgcttgggccaagaaacatgagcaatggacattagaccggtggaaatttgtcctttggtctggcgTGTCCTTTGAAACCACCGTGTCTTTATGAGACGTGGTGTGGGTAGACGGATGATCTCAGCAtatgtatttcccaccataaagcatggaggaggtgttatggtgtggggtgctttgctggtgacacggtctgtgatttatttacaattcaaggcacacttaaccagcatgtctaccacagcattctgcagcgatatgccatcccatctggtttgggcttagtgggactatcatttgtttttcaataggacaatgacccaacacacctccaggctgtgtaagggctattttaccaataaggagtgatggagtgctgcatcagatgacctggcctccacaatcacccgccCTCAACCAGatagagatggtttgggatgagtcggatcacagagtgaaggaaaagcagccaacaagtgctcagcatatgtgggatctccttcaagactgttggaaaagcattccaggtgaagctggttgagagaatgccaagagtgtgcaaagctgtcatcaggcaaagggtggcaatttgaagaatctcaaatataaaatatattttgaattgttgaacactttttggttactacatgataccatatgttttatttcatagttttgatgtcttcaattttattctacaatgtagaaaatagtagaaataaagaaaaccccttgaatgagtgcTGTagttgttctaaaacttttgaccagtagtgtatatgATTTGGCTGTATATATTTTTAGATATAGGCCGATTGTAAAAAACAAGTACAAACATAACTTTAAGCTACACATTCTTTTGACAGAGGTAATGAACTGTCCATTGAACAGCACAACAATTGATAAAACAAGACCCGtaacatacacgcacgcacacaatgattccacatgggatgAAACCCGTATTTATCTGCACAATAC harbors:
- the fuom gene encoding fucose mutarotase isoform X1, with amino-acid sequence MVILKGIPSILSPELLYALAKMGHGDELVLADTNFPTSSTCTCGPIEIRADGLGAAELLEAILKLLPLDTYVPSPAAVMELVDSDKERGLATPVWDIFRQKLAHAGVQAPLEKVERFAFYERAKKAFAVVATGETALYGCLILKKGVIPGELLD
- the fuom gene encoding fucose mutarotase isoform X2 encodes the protein MVILKGIPSILSPELLYALAKMGHGDELVLADTNFPTSSTCTCGPIEIRADGLGAAELLEAILKLLPLDTYVPSPAAVMELVDSDKERGLATPVWDIFRQKLAHAGVQLWCVLCPGSSREGGEICIL
- the si:ch211-217g15.3 gene encoding uncharacterized protein si:ch211-217g15.3 → MFRISVLICISLLVYGNSAKPYKSWDKVAESAVQETLMSEKEVMLDLGLKQVEAPEDMGITNNDIHPVMPIWKNMRGGGGKRKKVEKEVVQGRYSTPEEDMDHLYHPSMEQTHDADLARARSQPEDTFVGMAIQTEPLEEDDTKYYQEAGIDLDNISHLFSGQVDPQHPEQDWDELYHPEMKRGDGLYQVDVPHQGELSAVGAEVKGHSEPEEDRDDLYHGDWPVPVQVNESGQDRQQSADRPSQRMYREPEEDLDYLNHH